The following coding sequences lie in one Lolium perenne isolate Kyuss_39 chromosome 2, Kyuss_2.0, whole genome shotgun sequence genomic window:
- the LOC127334138 gene encoding potassium transporter 22: protein MAEQQQQQADQPCGGDDEVLEVECALDMPAAVQRQDSLYRDASRAGGGSHHGQERWGKTLRLAFQCVGVLYGDIGTSPLYVYSSTFTAGVRHTDDLLGVLSLIIYSFILFTMVKYVYIALRANDDGDGGTFALYSLISRHAKVSLVPNQQAEDELHILEQMEQDDPKSFSRRRGLATLQLGSPAAQRAQRVKELLETSRPVRISLFLLTILATAMVISDACLTPAISVLSAVGGLKEKAPHLTTDQIVWITVAILVALFAVQRFGTDKVGYFFAPVVILWLLLIGGVGVYNLVKHDIGVLRAFNPKYIADYFRRNKMDAWVSLGGILLCFTGTEALFADLGYFSIRSIQLSFGFGLVPSVLLAYAGQAAFLRKYPEEVANTFYRSTPASLFWPTFVLAIAASIIGSQAMISCAFATISHSQALGCFPRVKILHTSKQYQGQLYIPEVNFLLGFAACVVTVAFKTTVVIGEAHGICVVLVMLITTLLLTVVMLLVWKVNAWWVALFFTVFMASESVYLSSVLYKFLHGGYIPVAMSAVLVAVMVVWHYVHVKRYKYELERTVSPDKVRELLDGRELRKVPGVGLFYTDLVQGIPPVFPHLIEKIPSIHAVLLFVSVKHLPVPHVDMSERFLFRQVEPKEHKLYRCVARYGYRDPLEEAKDFVANLVERLQYYIRDVNLYGVDVDAKAGKVSYPSSRCDSMARSSTRAATTMMQMYSASYKESLALGRARSSSATGRMMQLGMNPSGSYTERQDGRGRSIYAEEMMTPAESFSELAYYPSGRYAASSQQLFQAAKMSLEEMAKIEEEQRYIEREMEKGVVYIMGENEVVARPHSSLLKKVIVNYVYAFLRKNCRQGDKVLSIPRSHLLKVGMSYEI from the exons ATGgcggagcagcagcagcagcaggcggACCAGCCGTGCGGTGGCGACGATGAGGTGTTGGAGGTGGAGTGCGCGCTGGACATGCCGGCGGCGGTGCAGCGGCAGGACTCGCTGTACCGGGACGCCTCAAGGGCCGGCGGCGGCAGCCACCACGGGCAGGAGCGGTGGGGCAAGACGCTGCGCCTGGCGTTCCAGTGCGTCGGCGTGCTCTACGGCGACATCGGGACCTCGCCGCTGTACGTCTACTCCAGCACCTTCACCGCCGGCGTGCGGCACACCGACGACCTCCTGGGCGTCCTCTCCCTCATCATCTACAGCTTCATCCTCTTCACCATGGTCAAGTACGTCTACATCGCGCTCCGGGCAAACGACGACGGAGACG GCGGCACGTTCGCCCTCTACTCGCTCATCTCGCGGCACGCCAAGGTGAGCCTTGTGCCGAACCAGCAGGCGGAGGACGAGCTGCACATCCTGGAGCAGATGGAGCAGGACGACCCCAAGTCCTTCagccggcggcgcggcctggccacgCTGCAGCTGGGCTCGCCGGCGGCGCAGCGCGCGCAGCGCGTCAAGGAGCTCCTGGAGACGAGCAGGCCGGTGCGGATCTCGCTGTTCCTGCTCACCATCCTCGCCACGGCCATGGTGATCAGCGACGCCTGCCTCACCCCGGCCATCTCCGTGCTGTCCGCCGTCGGAGGGCTCAAGGAGAAGGCGCCGCACCTCACCACAG ACCAGATCGTGTGGATCACGGTGGCCATCCTGGTGGCGCTGTTCGCGGTGCAGCGCTTCGGCACGGACAAGGTGGGCTACTTCTTTGCGCCGGTGGTCATCCTGTGGCTGCTCCTCATCGGCGGCGTCGGCGTGTACAACCTGGTGAAGCACGACATCGGCGTGCTGAGGGCGTTCAACCCAAAGTACATCGCCGACTACTTCCGGCGGAACAAGATGGACGCGTGGGTGTCCCTGGGCggcatcctcctctgcttcaccGGCACCGAGGCGCTCTTCGCCGACCTCGGCTACTTCAGCATCCGCTCCATCCAGCTCAGCTTCGGCTTCGGCCTCGTCCCCTCCGTGCTCCTCGCCTACGCCGGCCAGGCCGCGTTCCTCCGCAAGTACCCGGAGGAGGTGGCCAACACCTTCTACAGGTCCACCCCCGCTTCCCTCTTCTGGCCGACTTTCGTGCTCGCCATTGCCGCGTCGATCATCGGCAGCCAGGCCATGATCTCGTGCGCCTTCGCCACCATCTCGCACTCGCAGGCGCTGGGCTGCTTCCCGCGGGTCAAGATCCTGCACACCTCCAAGCAGTACCAGGGACAGCTCTACATCCCGGAGGTGAACTTCCTGCTGGGTTTCGCCGCATGCGTGGTGACCGTGGCGTTCAAGACCACCGTGGTGATCGGCGAGGCGCACGGCATCTGCGTGGTCCTCGTGATGCTGATCACCACGCTGCTCCTCACCGTGGTAATGCTGCTGGTGTGGAAGGTGAACGCGTGGTGGGTGGCGCTCTTCTTCACGGTGTTCATGGCGTCCGAGTCCGTGTACCTCTCCTCGGTGCTCTACAAGTTCCTGCACGGAGGGTACATCCCCGTGGCCATGTCGGCGGTGCTGGTGGCGGTCATGGTGGTGTGGCACTACGTGCACGTGAAGCGGTACAAGTACGAGCTGGAGCGCACGGTGTCGCCCGACAAGGTGCGGGAGCTGCTGGACGGGCGCGAGCTGCGCAAGGTGCCCGGCGTGGGGCTCTTCTACACGGACCTGGTGCAGGGGATCCCGCCCGTGTTCCCGCACCTGATCGAGAAGATCCCGTCCATCCACGCCGTGCTGCTCTTCGTCTCCGTCAAGCACCTCCCCGTCCCGCACGTCGACATGTCGGAGCGGTTCCTGTTCCGGCAGGTGGAGCCCAAGGAGCACAAGCTGTACCGGTGCGTGGCGAGGTACGGGTACCGCGACCCGCTGGAGGAGGCCAAGGACTTCGTGGCCAACCTGGTGGAGCGGCTCCAGTACTACATCCGCGACGTGAACCTGTACGGCGTGGATGTGGACGCCAAGGCCGGCAAGGTGAGCTACCCGAGCTCGCGCTGCGACAGCATGGCCAGGTCGTCCACCCGCGCTGCCACCACCATGATGCAGATGTACTCGGCGTCCTACAAGGAGAGCCTTGCGCTGGGAAGGGCGAGGTCGTCGTCGGCGACGGGGCGCATGATGCAGCTGGGCATGAACCCGTCGGGGTCCTACACGGAGAGGCAGGATGGGCGTGGCCGGTCCATCTACGCAGAGGAGATGATGACGCCGGCGGAGTCCTTCTCGGAGCTGGCGTACTATCCGTCGGGGCGGTACGCCGCGAGCAGCCAGCAGCTGTTCCAGGCGGCGAAGATGAgcctggaggagatggccaagatCGAGGAGGAGCAGAGGTATATCGAGAGGGAGATGGAGAAGGGGGTGGTGTACATCATGGGGGAgaacgaggtggtggcgcggccgcaCTCGTCGCTGCTCAAGAAGGTCATCGTCAACTACGTTTACGCATTCCTCAGGAAGAACTGCAGGCAGGGGGATAAGGTGCTCTCCATCCCAAGGAGCCACCTGCTCAAGGTCGGAATGTCCTACGAGATCTAG